A window of Drosophila subobscura isolate 14011-0131.10 chromosome E, UCBerk_Dsub_1.0, whole genome shotgun sequence contains these coding sequences:
- the LOC117891505 gene encoding zinc finger protein GLIS2 homolog isoform X1, whose protein sequence is MDILVQKSIFNSGRIGEIYEPHAAYYSPYNTPPYIAPYPDPGSWIAEQQMQQHIRFPTPPITPPRPAEHQQHPTHRTYSVIMKVHSQGDLCRSPEEFQDESKSCNSSSSSSSSECGAGSDFICNWLECERVFETLEALAQHVTQRHAIASLTDGLYYCRWAGCQRSERGFNARYKMLVHTRTHTKEKPHSCHLCEKSFSRAENLKIHIRSHSGEKPYKCSFDGCQKAYSNSSDRFKHTRTHSMEKPYMCKVAGCQKRYTDPSSLRKHVKTFKHSIHLIASQPLTLPHQTRAPYMLEASEATAPYTCLPAGSVESCASSSASTRYYLELSSNEPSDYSQKQKPEAEYSPSYWLNERQHSYLQSEDYFMSMEVDSPLDLRMHRI, encoded by the exons ATGGATATTTTAGTACAAAAGTCGATCTTCAACAGCGGCAGAATCGGGGAGATATACGAGCCGCACGCTGCCTACTACTCACCGTATAACACACCGCCGTACATAGCGCCGTATCCGGATCCCGGCAGCTGGATAGCGGaacagcagatgcagcagcacatcAGATTCCCCACGCCGCCCATCACACCGCCGCGTCCTGccgagcatcagcagcatcccaCGCACCGCACATACTCGGTGATCATGAAAGTGCACAGCCAAGGCGACCTGTGCCGCAGTCCCGAGGAGTTCCAGGACGAGAGCAAGtcctgcaacagcagcagcagtagcagcagcagcgagtgtgGAGCTGGCAGCGACTTCATTTGCAACTGGCTGGAGTGCGAACG GGTATTCGAGACATTGGAAGCACTGGCCCAACACGTCACCCAGCGGCATGCCATTGCCTCCCTGACAGACGGCCTCTACTACTGCCGCTGGGCGGGTTGCCAGCGCAGCGAGCGGGGGTTCAATGCCCGCTACAAGATGCTCGTCCACACGCGCACCCACACCAAGGAGAAGCCCCACAGTTGCCATCTGTGCGAGAAGTCATTCTCGAGGGCGGAAAATCTAAAGATTCACATACGATCGCATTCGGGAGAGAAGCCATACAAGTGCAGCTTCGACGGCTGCCAGAAGGCCTACTCCAACTCCTCCGATCGGTTTAAGCACACAAGGACACACTCAATGGAG AAACCCTACATGTGTAAGGTGGCTGGATGCCAGAAGCGCTACACGGATCCCTCGTCGCTACGCAAGCACGTGAAGACCTTCAAGCACAGCATCCATCTAATTGCTAGCCAGCCACTGACTCTGCCCCATCAGACCCGCGCACCGTATATGCTGGAGGCCAGCGAGGCCACAGCACCGTACACATGTCTGCCCGCTGGCAGCGTTGAGTCatgcgcctcctcctccgcctccacgCGCTACTACCTGGAGCTGTCCAGCAACGAGCCCAGCGACTActcccaaaagcaaaagccagaaGCGGAGTATTCCCCCAGCTATTGGCTGAACGAGAGGCAACACAGCTATCTGCAGAGCGAAGATTACTTCATGAGCATGGAGGTGGACTCCCCGCTCGATCTGCGCATGCACCGAATTTGA
- the LOC117891505 gene encoding zinc finger protein GLIS2 homolog isoform X2 — translation MKVHSQGDLCRSPEEFQDESKSCNSSSSSSSSECGAGSDFICNWLECERVFETLEALAQHVTQRHAIASLTDGLYYCRWAGCQRSERGFNARYKMLVHTRTHTKEKPHSCHLCEKSFSRAENLKIHIRSHSGEKPYKCSFDGCQKAYSNSSDRFKHTRTHSMEKPYMCKVAGCQKRYTDPSSLRKHVKTFKHSIHLIASQPLTLPHQTRAPYMLEASEATAPYTCLPAGSVESCASSSASTRYYLELSSNEPSDYSQKQKPEAEYSPSYWLNERQHSYLQSEDYFMSMEVDSPLDLRMHRI, via the exons ATGAAAGTGCACAGCCAAGGCGACCTGTGCCGCAGTCCCGAGGAGTTCCAGGACGAGAGCAAGtcctgcaacagcagcagcagtagcagcagcagcgagtgtgGAGCTGGCAGCGACTTCATTTGCAACTGGCTGGAGTGCGAACG GGTATTCGAGACATTGGAAGCACTGGCCCAACACGTCACCCAGCGGCATGCCATTGCCTCCCTGACAGACGGCCTCTACTACTGCCGCTGGGCGGGTTGCCAGCGCAGCGAGCGGGGGTTCAATGCCCGCTACAAGATGCTCGTCCACACGCGCACCCACACCAAGGAGAAGCCCCACAGTTGCCATCTGTGCGAGAAGTCATTCTCGAGGGCGGAAAATCTAAAGATTCACATACGATCGCATTCGGGAGAGAAGCCATACAAGTGCAGCTTCGACGGCTGCCAGAAGGCCTACTCCAACTCCTCCGATCGGTTTAAGCACACAAGGACACACTCAATGGAG AAACCCTACATGTGTAAGGTGGCTGGATGCCAGAAGCGCTACACGGATCCCTCGTCGCTACGCAAGCACGTGAAGACCTTCAAGCACAGCATCCATCTAATTGCTAGCCAGCCACTGACTCTGCCCCATCAGACCCGCGCACCGTATATGCTGGAGGCCAGCGAGGCCACAGCACCGTACACATGTCTGCCCGCTGGCAGCGTTGAGTCatgcgcctcctcctccgcctccacgCGCTACTACCTGGAGCTGTCCAGCAACGAGCCCAGCGACTActcccaaaagcaaaagccagaaGCGGAGTATTCCCCCAGCTATTGGCTGAACGAGAGGCAACACAGCTATCTGCAGAGCGAAGATTACTTCATGAGCATGGAGGTGGACTCCCCGCTCGATCTGCGCATGCACCGAATTTGA
- the LOC117891523 gene encoding uncharacterized protein LOC117891523, translated as MENLRISDTAAAGDVVQLNGHGHSQEAGGFTSHMTILDNGPAQFIVRVLKMNGSTMLIINSKESEVFDELAVGMPPRDSTKSDALSSTILGGYGQTESSVLAAKLSKRYRRQFFVSLNIGGDRLVTPLFEKSLVTYMQNHLDHFV; from the coding sequence CggatacagcagcagctggagatgtTGTACAGCTGAATGGCCACGGACACAGCCAGGAGGCCGGTGGATTCACCTCACATATGACCATTTTGGACAATGGTCCGGCACAGTTTATAGTGCGTGTCCTCAAGATGAATGGCAGCACAATGCTGATAATAAATTCGAAGGAAAGTGAGGTTTTCGATGAGCTGGCGGTTGGCATGCCCCCACGCGACTCCACCAAAAGCGATGCACTCTCATCGACCATTTTGGGTGGCTACGGCCAAACCGAATCATCTGTTCTGGCCGCCAAGCTGAGCAAGCGATATCGTCGCCAGTTCTTCGTGAGCTTAAACATTGGAGGAGATCGTCTGGTGACTCCGTTGTTCGAAAAATCGCTCGTCACCTATATGCAGAACCATCTGGATCACTTCGTATAG
- the LOC117891495 gene encoding uncharacterized protein LOC117891495, protein MPCESCGVEFTVFRRKRACFDCKRFYCGNCIDARRCQRCAIFAQRPLLRTDLLKLKPKDLIFYLQSKHISTDGCLEKEELVGLVLAHVAQVDTGRANNGPHSPGRGQANPIDSIKQSCQNFFTNLTDNLSDSFASFDTKASSRPPENGRQAAGGTEAPSHIFEQPRVSTREIPTYASAVNGSSGPERAHVHANTNGSSRSSNSPSTSTQPSSSRDAEANPQSSRGGNQNGQAAEEAHDNRSECECFDDEIMATFSERATSGQANPAPEPSSAELGLGPSTTATNTSPGYSHIMEDTGKDACGADVSSQSSFEELGAIGGISDESKTTTDTNSSNLDQWQVLEVNRIDPAADTPSTSNAEEILEVTLRSRPARDELGGAGHTTETLNIEQRPMPPNHYPVVPQRAKKVTRRRSDGYLSRTHHSSDDESPVASGGRGLSLGLSTLSEQPEPATYSQRPSCQRCGKNKTNIRRQVEKMRRHLENSQMSEEDIKRELQDFLTYLEQRTKSVDGSEAGSYAVSPLSGEAISVAAGGRSSGMPITPTIEFSPTQDDDIHWDDDEGIHVYAAPLDFEPAACIDSRYVNLQDFEDLNDLESLTVKQLKEVLMLHRVDYKGCCEKQELLDRVSRLWKTMRSTPAVEKLATDELCKICMDAPIECVFLECGHMATCTKCGKVLNECPICRQYIVRVVRFFRA, encoded by the exons ATGCCCTGCGAGAGTTGCGGAGTTGAGTTCACCGTATTTCGTCGGAAGCGCGCCTGCTTCGATTGCAA GCGCTTTTATTGCGGCAACTGCATTGATGCCAGACGCTGCCAGCGATGTGCGATATTTGCTCAAAGACCGCTACTGCGGACCGACTTGCTGAAGCTGAAACCGAAGGATCTAATATTCTACTTGCAGTCTAAGCACATTTCCACTGATGGCTGTTTGG AGAAAGAGGAACTTGTGGGACTTGTGCTGGCGCATGTGGCCCAAGTGGACACGGGTCGTGCCAACAATGGGCCCCACAGTCCCGGACGTGGACAGGCGAACCCTATTGATAGCATCAAACAATCGTGCCAAAATTTCTTTACCAATCTAACCGACAACTTAAGTGATTCCTTTGCTTCCTTCGATACAAAGGCAAGTTCAAGGCCGCCCGAGAATGGCCGTCAAGCCGCAGGAGGCACAGAAGCACCCTCGCACATATTTGAGCAGCCGCGAGTGTCCACGCGGGAGATTCCCACATATGCCAGTGCCGTGAACGGCTCTAGTGGACCGGAGCGGGCCCATGTCCATGCCAATACGAACGGCAGCAGCCGTAGCAGCAATAGTCCGTCGACTTCCACACAGCCATCAAGTAGCCGCGATGCTGAGGCCAATCCACAAAGCAGCCGTGGCGGTAACCAAAACGGGCAAGCGGCTGAAGAAGCCCATGACAACAGGTCCGAGTGTGAGTGCTTTGATGATGAGATTATGGCCACGTTCAGTGAACGCGCTACGAGTGGGCAAGCCAAtccagcgccagagccaagCTCAGCTGAATTGGGTCTAGGCCCATCCACGACAGCCACCAACACGAGTCCAGGCTACTCCCATATAATGGAGGATACTGGCAAGGATGCTTGCGGGGCGGACGTTTCCTCGCAGTCAAGTTTCGAGGAGCTAGGCGCCATTGGGGGCATATCCGACGAGAGCAAGACCACCACagacaccaacagcagcaacctgGACCAGTGGCAAGTGCTGGAGGTAAATAGGATCGACCCAGCAGCTGACACACCGAGTACCAGCAACGCGGAGGAAATTCTTGAAGTGACTCTACGCAGCCGACCAGCCAGGGACGAACTCGGAGGGGCTGGGCACACCACAGAGACCCTCAACATTGAGCAGCGCCCTATGCCGCCAAACCATTATCCCGTTGTGCCGCAACGCGCCAAGAAAGTCACGCGACGACGCTCCGATGGCTACTTGAGTCGCACCCATCATTCCAGCGACGATGAATCGCCGGTGGCTTCTGGGGGACGTGGACTTAGTCTGGGTCTCTCCACTTTGAGTGAACAGCCAGAGCCTGCCACCTACTCGCAGCGCCCAAGCTGCCAGCGCTGTGGGAAGAACAAGACAAATATTCGGCGGCAAGTGGAGAAGATGCGGCGTCATTTGGAGAACTCGCAAATGTCGGAGGAGGACATCAAGAGGGAACTGCAGGACTTTCTCACGTACCTGGAACAGCGCACAAAGTCCGTGGACGGCTCTGAGGCGGGCAGCTATGCTGTCTCTCCACTGAGTGGAGAGGCGATCAGCGTGGCCGCTGGTGGCAGATCTTCGGGTATGCCCATTACACCAACAATTGAGTTCTCGCCGACGCAGGATGATGATATTCACTGGGACGATGACGAGGGCATTCATGTGTATGCAGCACCCTTGGACTTTGAGCCGGCGGCCTGCATTGATTCGCGATATGTTAATTTGCAGGATTTTGAAGATTT AAATGATTTGGAGAGTCTGACGGTGAAACAGTTGAAGGAGGTCCTCATGTTGCATCGCGTCGACTACAAAGGCTGCTGTGAGAAACAGGAACTGCTGGATCGAGTGAGCAGGCTCTGGAAGACAATGCGCTCGACACCAG CTGTGGAAAAACTGGCTACGGATGAGCTTTGTAAGATTTGCATGGATGCGCCAATTGAGTGCGTATTCCTGGAGTGCGGGCACATGGCCACGTGCACGAAGTGTGGCAAAGTGCTGAACGAGTGCCCCATTTGCCGACAATATATTGTACGAGTTGTAAGATTCTTTAGGGCTTAA